Sequence from the Thunnus maccoyii chromosome 22, fThuMac1.1, whole genome shotgun sequence genome:
CAACTGGTTTCATAAAAACACCCTAGTTCCAAATCTGCTGAGACCAGTAAAAACACGCCTTAAATCTGTGAGAAGCACTGGTACAAAGGAGTGGTATAAATCGCCCGTCATGTGTGTCTTGGCCTATTCCAGAGGGGTGAGAGTGCTATTTTTATGGTGTTTACATCAGCGGTCCCCGGCCTTACCGAGCATGTACTGCTGTGTGCTGGCAACAATACAGGAAGTCTTCCTGTCTTTATGACTTCCTCCACAGTGCAGACCACAGGAAGCTCGCTGGATGTAGGACACGGAAATAGCTTTTGCTCCCATAGCAGATGTGGGAATGTTAACATCGGCCCTTTTCCATGCTTCCATACTGCTTCCTTCCCAGCATTCACATATATTCAAGTAGAGGTTCGGTGTTGGTGAAGAAATGGAAAGTCTATACAGTTGGCGAGATATCATTTTCCCCTTACAAGTAGTCACAATAAACCACATAAGTAATGTTACAGGTGTTTTAGCTTAAAGGTAAACCCGCTGTATGTTGACCGAGCTAATAAAGCCCTGGATTACAGTCTGTACACTGCAAGCTGCTTCTGCTAATCCTCCCAACTTTCCCTCTTTTTCACCCCCTCCCCACTCCTTCCATATAGGTTTTAGGGCAAAGTTAATCACAGTAGACTCAATAAAGttagtttacacacacacacacacagtcatggtCAAACCGAGTGGATCTGATGGTTGGGCTGATCCGCTGCATGGCATGTGAGGTAATCTGATCCACAAATGCCACAGCCGACGCAACCGTTTTCTAATGTATTTCCAGCTCTCTTTCCTCACCGCCCCCTCTTTCACATAGTGTACTTAGCCAAACAAAAAgcctttctctgtctttccctccctcccctttcCTCCCCCTCACtaacgctctctctctctctctctctctctctctctctctctcgcctcaTGAGAGAACGTTTGCCATGATTATGGATTTGTCTTTATTACAGGCTGCATACGAAATTAGCTCTGTCACTGAGTAGCTGCTGGCTGGATTGAGGAAAAGGGAGgttgaaactgtaaaaaaaaaaaaaaaaaaaaaaaaaaagtgccacaTGGAGTGAGTGAGGGAAAGGGAGAatgggaaggaggagggagggaggtgagggCGTTTTGGgggagtggtggtggtgaggaggggtgggggggggggggggggactgtgAGGCCTCTGTGCTTTATTTTCCTTGAAAGCTCCCTGAAAACCGCAGACACATGGTACAGAATTCCCCTCACagtatgaggaggaggaggaggaggaggagaaggaggggggggtgggtatgggggggggggcagcttGCAAGAGAACACCACACTGTCTgcgataaacacacacacacacacacagagagagagagagagagagggaatatTATAGATGAGTACACACACTTGGAAAGAAGAGAGTGTGTGAACTAGACACTCACTCAGAAAGAGGCGACTTTGAAGGAGGCCGACACCTTCTTATGTTGGCCAGGACACTGAAACCTCAAAAACATCATATCACCTTAATACCTCTCAGCTCTATGGGAAAGTGGACAGTCCCACTTTCCACGGGTATTGCtcgggtggtggtggtggtggtggtggtagtggggGGGCGTTAATCCAATGTACAATGTGTTTAACTTTGACTGGCAGATCCCTCAAAACCCTCCCACCCTCTCCTCGCTTTGGGGCCCCTTCTAGCTGTGGACTCAGAGGACAAGCGTAGAAGTGGTATTTTAGGTGGCCAACTGGGAAAAGGTGAAGGGTCAGGTGGTGTGAATGGACCTGTTAGGAGCTGTGATCTGGGCTTAGCGTGGACCCAATGACCCTGAAATAGAGCGCATGGTTGCCTGACAGCTGTACGTTTGGGAAATCTCAAGAAAAGACAATAAATCTGCAATTTCTCTTGTCttcttctactttttttttttgtacatttcttttGCTTAAAAGTTATGTAGTAACCCAACAGGACACCAAAGCACAAGAACTGCAACATCCAGCACTTAAGGCCACACATGTGATAATAAAATGGATGAGTAACGCCATCTAGTGGAAAATCTGGCACCTGCTCTTGCTGCAAATGCACAATCAGGTCACTATAGGTATGTCAATCCGTAGCCTCAAGTCAACTCAGTTAGTGTTGACGATGTAGATAAGCAAGCAGCTAAAATAATACCTTCATTACAGCTTCTTTTGTGGCTGAAATCAATGAGAACAAAACCACATAATGACCTGTTTTCTCCTGATACTCTTTGTATACTCATTAATGGCTTGGCAGAGGTAGAAAAAGGCTTTCTCACAAAGGGTGAGATCAAGTTTTTCCGTCTCGTAGCGTGTTAACCCAGAGACCAGCATGCTCCAAAACCTCCTTGTAAGCTCAAAAGAGGAGATGGAAAATCTGTGTCAGCACACTGAATGGCCACCACACCACACTGCCTGCATGGGAATGAGGACACAAGGAATGGGAATACAATCAATTTATAAAAAGCCTCAAGTATGAATGACCTTCCTTCGTTTCTCCTCTTCATGCTTGACATTGCATTATGCAAATCATTTGCCAAATGAGGCAAAAGTTATGCTCAGAAAGTCACGTTTTGACCTCTGTGGTTTTTCCAGTGAGCATAAAGCTCGCTTTCTGTTTGTCCCAGGAGACGAGACAAGCTGAAGCCATCGTTTTTGACTTTTCACTTGGAGTCACAGTTAAAAGATGTCAGTAAAAAATGCTGACATGATTTACAGGAAATAGTATTTTCAGTTAATTCCTAGCATTTCTTGTACTCTGCAACATCAAACAACATAATGGAAATACCAAAAAGATGAGATAATCAAGGAAAATATCTGAAAGccaattcatttattttcaagaCTACTTGGAGCTGATCAGCAATAACCAGGATGAACTTTACAGGCTTAAACGTATGATTTatgtcattatttcattatcatttttgtCTAGAGTCCAAGGTGATGGCTTCAAGAATCATGTCTTATCCaattaacagtccaaaacccccaaaCATACTTACTTTTCTATCATATAAGACCGAGAAAAGCAGAAGATTATCACACATGAGAAGCAGGAACCAGTAAATATGTTACTTTGGCTCGAAAAGTGACtcagattattatttgattatcaaaataattatgGAGATTAGTTTTCTGTTCGTCAGTTATATTTAATAGTTTCATGGAGATGGACTCATTAATATGTTACAATTCATTATGATATCCCTGCAATAAATATTTCTATTGTAATTTTTGAGGTTTTAATAGTGGTCTATTGTGTCCCTTGTACATCTCACCAACCTCCTACTTAAACCAATTAACACAAAAACTTGTTTAAGTACATGTTGTTTTTGGCACAGTTTGTTGTAAAAAGCCAAATTATCAGACTTTTCTTACACATAAAAGGGTATTATTTACCACAATTACCTGCAGGTCttaattttagtcattttactAAATTACCTTTTCTTGACCAAGAAAATCACAAAGTCTTATCCAGCCTTTATTGGAAATGTTCTTCTTGCACATAATAATACAACAcctctgttttttcctttcatttatcTGAACGAGACAGTTTCATCGACTTGAAGGAGATGTTCCCTGTAGAAATTCGTAGATAATCTAGTTCTAACAGATCTTCATCGAGTGCCTGACTTCCTGTAGAAGCAGTTGACAAAATATCAGACAGATCAAAAGCTGCACTTCCACTTCCCTCAGTATCCAGGAATAAATTAGATGTTTTCACTTCACTGTCAACTTTTTTTCGAACACCTAACTTGCTTTCCTCAACACTGCTGAAATCTTCTACCTCACCTTCAGCAGGTGCTTTGGTGTTTTCCCTGCTATGCACAGAACCCTCAGAGTTCGTCTGATCTTTTTCTGCCATGGATTCATCAACCGCCCACAGTCTGTCATCACTTAATGTACCTCCTTTTTGCTTGGTTGCAGCTGTAGTGTATGGAAAAAAGTCCTTATCAGCTGCTGTGATAGGCGTCTGCGTTGTAGCTCTGACACCGCTGAATGAAGCGCTTCCAAGAATATCAGCATATGTGACAGCTTTGACCCTGGCAGGCCGCTTGGGCAGCCTGACTATAGCTACATATCCAGTGTCATTGGTCAGAGATGTAGAGTCGTTCAGCTTTTTGCCATTGGTGTGTTTTCCCTTCACACGTTTGCCTCTCACAGTGCTGCTGGTTGAACTGTTGAGGAGGCTCGTCTTTATTGCAACAGGTTTCATAGGGTCCCCTGCTGATCTGAGATAAGCTGAGGAGACTCTGGGTGTTGGATTTTGCTTTGTCTGGTGGTTCCACTGTGGTTTGTTATGTGCATTTCCAATTCGGTTTTGAATGGACTGAAATCCCTGAAAAGTATAGATTTTGTGgtttttcttgtatttgtcAGGCGTAAATCTGGGGGCTGATTCAGTGCTTCCTGATGTCTTTAGAAGTGGTTTAAGGTCTTCCCCGCTGAGCTCATTTCCTCTGTGTGTAGCTGTCACATCGCTTTCAACTGTTTGATTGTGCCATCTGTGAATCCTGCTGCGTTGCCACATCTGTGCATTGCTAAGCTTAAAATCTTCAAAACCCGGAAGAACTGCAGACTTGTCTGATTCTCTGACTGAAGGTTTGGCACCCTCTACCTGATTAAAAGTGGTAGTGCTAAGTGGTCGAGTGCCAAATCCTTTCAGACCATATACCCTTTTGTAGCCTCTGAATTGTCTGCGATCTGGGTTGCTGTCCATACCAGCATTGCTCTCAGGCACCAGAGGCCAGACTTCACTGAATCCTGATGTGAACAGTGTTGGTGTCGAAACAGTTGTTGTTTGGAGAACATCCAACCTGCTTGGAGAAGGTGAGGTGTTTCCAGGCCCAGAAAACTCTGTGGTTGTCCTCTCGGTTTTTGCTGGATTTGGTGTTGTAGTCATGCTGGATGTTCTTCTCTGGCCAAAGCTATATTTCTGTGACAAAGAGGGatatatatttgtaattttaactGTATAGTCCTTTCCTTTATCAAAGCTGTATCGTTGAGAGTCAGCTTTTCCATCAGTGCCGCTGCTGGAGAGAATCTTTTTATCTATCTTTTTAAACCCTCTGAAACCATAGATGCTTTTTGTGGATCGTCCAGGTTTGTAACCATGTGCAGACCCTCGGGCGGTCATATTAACCAAGCTGCTTACTACAGATTTCTCGCTGCCAGTGGCGTAGTTATCCTGGAAATCTTCAAGAGGCACAGGGACAAAACTTTCCATGGTCAATGGTCCACGAGCAGGAGTTTGAGCTGTGGTGTGCAGCGGCAAATAAATGCTAGAGATGGGTTGATATTTGGTAAAACTATCTGTCTGACCACCATACTGGGCGACTTTGGTGTTGGTGTTATCAGAGAAGTGCTGTTCTTCCTTATTTGGATCTTTCCTGTGTGATTGCTGTTTAAAATTTGAAGGAAGCCTGCTGTAAACTCTTACATCCCTTTGAGTATTTGATGTTGCGGAAGAACTGATCAGTCCACTTGCAGTTTCTTCCGTGACTGTATTAACTGTCTCACGTCCAACAATGGAGGCCTGGGAGTCCTTGAAGAGATATGACTGAACCTTTTTGTGTCTTGGTGTCTCACTGCTACTTATAGAGTACAAACCCTGGGAGAAATCTGTGACAGATGATGGCAGTTTTTCTGGGCTAGGGTTGCGTTTAATAACAGGGGTGTCTAAGCTTTTGCTGACTGATGGTGCACGAGGGGCAGTTTGAGTTGCAAAGCTGTGAAATTTGCTTGATTGAATGCCACCACTCCACGCTCCGGCCACAGCACGCTCATTTGTCTCTTTATAGCCACCGTAATGCCCTCTTGAAGTTGGCAGTGAACCACTCCGATATCTACCAGTCTGggatgaaaaaagagaagattCAGAGGACTGCCAAACAGTTTTATCTTCACCAGCCGCCCTTGGGGAGTCACTTCTGATGACTTTTCCTTCATCATAGGACTTCTGAGCATCTTTGGGGTCCCAACTTTGCAGAAGACTAGAGCGCTGATGAAAGGGGCCAGCAGCTTCTATGTGAGCTGATTTTCGGATTATAGCTGGGGATAAATGATAAGGACTTCCAGTTTGGACTACTTTATGAGAGAGGGGGTGGTAGTTTACTCTGGAGCTTTGCCCTCTGTGCTGAGAGTGACTAGTGAAAATGCTGCTTGCTGGCCTTACATCTCCCGTGTTATGACCTCTCTGCAATCCAGTTATTCTTGCTTGGGACTGTTTGTTGTGTGGGAGGTTTCGATTGTAACTGAAGCTACTTTCGGTAAGCAGCAGAGGTTTTGATTGATGGTCAATGATTGACAAAGGCCCTTTATCGGAAAGTTTCCAGCTTGTCCCAGTTTCACTTTTAGATGCAGTTGGAAGTCCAGTTTCTGTTGACAGCGGACCAGTAGAGAGGAGATTATTCTGGCTGTATGGAGTATACAGCGATCTCAGGGTGATGTGCTTCACTCCATTTTCCACTTGGACTGTTATGGGACTGACTAAAAGTGGAAAAGAATaagaaataatgttgttttttttttaaatacggttaaaatgacaataattcaGTGTTGGCTATTATGAAGATTTCTGCTTCCCAAGAACTCATAACACTGTTGAATACTGccttttaataatattttctatattacCTGATGAAGAGCCAATCTGGGCTTGAAACAttgtagtttttctttattatgtTAGTAGGGAAAGTACAAGTGATGAGAGGCCTTGAGAATCAAAAAATCACCTATTAATTGTTATGACTCAGCACCTGAACAAGAaaggtaggtgtgtgtgtgtcattgctATTATAAAAACTATCAATAGAAAAAGCCCAAAGTCCAAGTTGAATTAATAATTGATGATCGtaataacaatacattttatttagagCATTCTctacacagaagaagaaaaaaaaatctataggTAAAAGACACGAAAAGCACGAtaacacactgaaaatacattAAGTAGCAGTAACAttaaatctaacattaaaaacagctctaaaaaaagtgagttttgaGTAGTTTTTTGAATGTGAGTCAGTTGGTGcattcagaaatgtgttttggaaGATAATTAATGAAATGGCCTTATATTTAGTACCACACTTTgataatatgtcattttatgcCCCTGGAATTACTATGACTAAAGCCTAATCCTAGTTTGCTCTGTTTAAGACATGCCAAACAAAACTTATACTGTTATTGTTAAAACAATCCACTGCAGCTTTATTGAAACTATATCAATCTCCATCTAAGCCAACACATTCCTCATGATATTATTTAGAGGGCCATTAAGATAAGCATTGGTTGACTGGAAGTGCACACGCTGCGGTATTGGCCTGACAGATACCAGCCTGTTTACTCACCTCTTGCAGCATCTGAACTCATGATAAATGACATGACAGCTGCACAGACCAGCACAAGGACAGAGAGgagtctgcagagagagaggtaaaaaaaaaaaaaaacacttgcagGAGTTTTGTTGCAACTTGTGGAAACTGTCAGTCAAAAATAATCTCCAAACTGTTTCTTGTTTTATGATTACGTGAGCAGAAAGATAGGAAGATACTCTGATATTTACCTCGAGCAGAAAGGAAAAGTGTCTAACATGATGGACAGCTTCCTCCTTGGTTTGTATGAATGACTTTTACAATAAGCTGCAGCAGTTTTGTCGATCCATGTGTTTCCCTTGTCAAACAAATGAGTCATGTAGGAGCTGTAACGCTCTGCTGCAGGTTGTGAGTCTGATTGGAGGCAATGCTGTTCACCTGGCCTTGGGTAACCCACTTCCTGAAACTGTCAGTGaagagtagtttttttttttggggggggggggggtagactGTTTCATGTAGAACACTTTatcatttcttcacatttttgttttctattccCTGAGTCTGGTGTGTTTATCTTCAACCATGTGCATTTTCCCCCCAATACAAGGataccttcctcctcctccttgaatttcactttgtaaaGTCAGCTTTTATTTAGGCCTTAACTTCATGCAATGTGTTTAAACTGCACTtttgtgcacatgcacacaggtcATAGCTAAACCAgtgtatttcattttataatacACACACTGATCCAGTCATCCAAAATGCAGCATGCAGTCAAAGAAAGATTCAAATCCAGTTAAAACCAGAatggtttttattttccttaaatatgtaacaaatacataaaaaaataaatacatttatgaaacaaataaatatcacaTGCATAAGTGCATCACTAGGCCTAAAATGGTCCACTTTGGAAACTCATaaacttcacattttttcttatttgctgAAACAGCTACATTATATTGGTCACTGCTTAAACACAGAATCAGAATGCAGATTTCAATCATTTTGTTGGTGTATCTCACCAGCATCATCATCACCCGTCCATTCAGCAAAttgaaatatatacagtatcataTTATCCAGGGCATCTGAAGTTGTGGGCTCTTTAAAACATGTAGCAGGACATCATGGCGAAGTTCTTTAAGTCATCATTGCTCAAAAATTCTGTTGAAGGAAAAGAAGACACATTAGAAAcatgacaataataaataaaacaattattatgATCTATATTTAGTTTATCTTAGAGAAGTTAAAATTACATATTAAGGCTTGTTCTTTTCAGCTCAAGGCTGTTTGTTAGAAATAAATTCTGGGAATAAGACAGAAATTGGCAAGATAATGTACATGATGGATGGCTTTATGAGATGTGGGTTTACAATATAAACCTGAAACTACCACTTTTGGTCTAGTCAATTTTACCGCTTCAAACATGATCAAAAGCCtaaatcagtggttctcaaaggggggtccggggacccccaggggtccttgagggtgaataatttattttaactataATTCCATctataagtaacacaatgactgACTGgatgactattttggtcatgggtctCACACTTTCTAAAAGCAAATTATCTTATCTTAACAAATGGGGGTCCATAGTCTAACCATGAGAACCACTAAATTAAGCCTACTGTCCACTGGTTTTTACTCACAACCACCAAACCCTATTCTGAAACTGCTCCTCCTCTTGTTTCGTCCAAAACATTCCCTCTCATGTTACATTTAAGCCAAAAACATGACAACTTGTAAAACTTGTTATGAACTACGTTTCATGAACCACAGCCGTCTGTATACTCACTTTCTCCGCCTCTCTTTCGTGACGTCTTCCCGTTTATCTTCCTCCAAACTTTCGACCAAAACCGCCGGTGCCTCCCACCACTGGATCCCGAGGAGGAGCCGCTCTCCTCGGCGTCAGTCTCGGCGAGCGTCGCCTCCTCGCCGTCGTCACAGCCGTCTTGAACTTgaccgtcctcctcctcttcctctgggTCGTCCTCCTCTTGCCCGAGGACCCCCGCTGCCATTAGCCGCTCCAGGACATGCTCGTCCACCTTGAGATCCGCTCTCACCTTCCCCTCGCCGGATATGGGGGTGGTGTGTCGGCACAGCGGGCACACGATGAGTCTGTCGGCTCCCAGACGCGCCTCCTCGGGTCCGTGGGGTCGTGAAAGGGCCAGCAGGCAGCTCTCACAGAAGCTGTGTTTGCAGTGGAGCTCCCGGGGACACCGCAGACCTGCGTTGTAGGTCTGGTAACAAATTCCGCAGTCAAGCTCTGAATACATCTTGCTTTCTGATCTGCTGGTCTCGCGGATTTACCTCCAagtgtgaatgagagaaagaggtgACCTCACACTACTTTATATCTAGTGGGGAAGTGTGTGGGAGGAGGGActtgtcagacacacacaggcctaGTATAAGTTTGTGCCAAACAAGTGTTATGAGTCACCAAGCTCGTATCCATGGAACCAGAGGACTGTGACGTGTAACTTCACACACCTCCGCATGTTTATTCGCAACAGTTGGagttaaaaacatacagtgttgatttaatttaaactgtCCTTCCCACTCACTTATACAGTGAGTCACCCTGTTTGTACAAAACAGTGTTAGAAGCCAAACCTAACCCAATGGATTGGTCACTAAAAGTTGAATTGAAAGGATCCACCTTGGCtcaaagtgtttatttttttggctaAAAGTTCAGTGAAAATGCCTTGTCCTCAATTGGTAAAAGGCTGATTTTTGGGGTCAGTGGTTAcggtaagtctccaggaaatgaatgtaagtctatttAATATCCTCAAAAGTGACCAAGGCcaacgtgtgtatgtgtgtgtgtgtgtgtgggtgtgtgtgatgtgacgTAATGTCCTCCTGCTCCGTGGTATTCCCCAAAGAGTTCACCTCCTATCAGTTGTCCCAGCCTGAGCTCCCTAAATGGTAATTTCCGTAAAAGTCTTGGCCAACAATTGCAAGCTCTCAgagttgagtgtgtgtgtgtgtgtgtgtgtgtgtgtgtgtgtgtgtgtgtgtgtgtgtgtgtgtgtgtgtgtgtgtgtgtgcgtgcgtgctcatacacattttattgtctttagtttaatattttacagactTTCATACTTTTGCCCCTGGTGTTGTAGTTACTGTAAGGTTGCTTagtcacacaaaacacaatcatGTTCTACATCACTGACTGTAAAAGAAAACGTGTCTGTTCCAGTGAAACCTTTACAAATATATCCATCAGCGTCTGTGACTTTCCCAAATGTGATTTATGTTTACCACAGGGTGACACACCCACAAACGACAACACAAAGGCCAAACAGGTCTCTGCCGAGAATAGCTGCCAGTTATATGCCAAA
This genomic interval carries:
- the LOC121889230 gene encoding uncharacterized protein LOC121889230 isoform X2 yields the protein MTHLFDKGNTWIDKTAAAYCKSHSYKPRRKLSIMLDTFPFCSRLLSVLVLVCAAVMSFIMSSDAARVSPITVQVENGVKHITLRSLYTPYSQNNLLSTGPLSTETGLPTASKSETGTSWKLSDKGPLSIIDHQSKPLLLTESSFSYNRNLPHNKQSQARITGLQRGHNTGDVRPASSIFTSHSQHRGQSSRVNYHPLSHKVVQTGSPYHLSPAIIRKSAHIEAAGPFHQRSSLLQSWDPKDAQKSYDEGKVIRSDSPRAAGEDKTVWQSSESSLFSSQTGRYRSGSLPTSRGHYGGYKETNERAVAGAWSGGIQSSKFHSFATQTAPRAPSVSKSLDTPVIKRNPSPEKLPSSVTDFSQGLYSISSSETPRHKKLISSSATSNTQRDVRVYSRLPSNFKQQSHRKDPNKEEQHFSDNTNTKVAQYGGQTDSFTKYQPISSIYLPLHTTAQTPARGPLTMESFVPVPLEDFQDNYATGSEKSVVSSLVNMTARGSAHGYKPGRSTKSIYGFRGFKKIDKKILSSSGTDGKADSQRYSFDKGKDYTVKITNIYPSLSQKYSFGQRRTSSMTTTPNPAKTERTTTEFSGPGNTSPSPSRLDVLQTTTVSTPTLFTSGFSEVWPLVPESNAGMDSNPDRRQFRGYKRVYGLKGFGTRPLSTTTFNQVEGAKPSVRESDKSAVLPGFEDFKLSNAQMWQRSRIHRWHNQTVESDVTATHRGNELSGEDLKPLLKTSGSTESAPRFTPDKYKKNHKIYTFQGFQSIQNRIGNAHNKPQWNHQTKQNPTPRVSSAYLRSAGDPMKPVAIKTSLLNSSTSSTVRGKRVKGKHTNGKKLNDSTSLTNDTGYVAIVRLPKRPARVKAVTYADILGSASFSGVRATTQTPITAADKDFFPYTTAATKQKGGTLSDDRLWAVDESMAEKDQTNSEGSVHSRENTKAPAEGEVEDFSSVEESKLGVRKKVDSEVKTSNLFLDTEGSGSAAFDLSDILSTASTGSQALDEDLLELDYLRISTGNISFKSMKLSRSDK
- the LOC121889230 gene encoding uncharacterized protein LOC121889230 isoform X1, which encodes MTHLFDKGNTWIDKTAAAYCKSHSYKPRRKLSIMLDTFPFCSRLLSVLVLVCAAVMSFIMSSDAARVSPITVQVENGVKHITLRSLYTPYSQNNLLSTGPLSTETGLPTASKSETGTSWKLSDKGPLSIIDHQSKPLLLTESSFSYNRNLPHNKQSQARITGLQRGHNTGDVRPASSIFTSHSQHRGQSSRVNYHPLSHKVVQTGSPYHLSPAIIRKSAHIEAAGPFHQRSSLLQSWDPKDAQKSYDEGKVIRSDSPRAAGEDKTVWQSSESSLFSSQTGRYRSGSLPTSRGHYGGYKETNERAVAGAWSGGIQSSKFHSFATQTAPRAPSVSKSLDTPVIKRNPSPEKLPSSVTDFSQGLYSISSSETPRHKKVQSYLFKDSQASIVGRETVNTVTEETASGLISSSATSNTQRDVRVYSRLPSNFKQQSHRKDPNKEEQHFSDNTNTKVAQYGGQTDSFTKYQPISSIYLPLHTTAQTPARGPLTMESFVPVPLEDFQDNYATGSEKSVVSSLVNMTARGSAHGYKPGRSTKSIYGFRGFKKIDKKILSSSGTDGKADSQRYSFDKGKDYTVKITNIYPSLSQKYSFGQRRTSSMTTTPNPAKTERTTTEFSGPGNTSPSPSRLDVLQTTTVSTPTLFTSGFSEVWPLVPESNAGMDSNPDRRQFRGYKRVYGLKGFGTRPLSTTTFNQVEGAKPSVRESDKSAVLPGFEDFKLSNAQMWQRSRIHRWHNQTVESDVTATHRGNELSGEDLKPLLKTSGSTESAPRFTPDKYKKNHKIYTFQGFQSIQNRIGNAHNKPQWNHQTKQNPTPRVSSAYLRSAGDPMKPVAIKTSLLNSSTSSTVRGKRVKGKHTNGKKLNDSTSLTNDTGYVAIVRLPKRPARVKAVTYADILGSASFSGVRATTQTPITAADKDFFPYTTAATKQKGGTLSDDRLWAVDESMAEKDQTNSEGSVHSRENTKAPAEGEVEDFSSVEESKLGVRKKVDSEVKTSNLFLDTEGSGSAAFDLSDILSTASTGSQALDEDLLELDYLRISTGNISFKSMKLSRSDK
- the si:ch73-335l21.4 gene encoding E3 ubiquitin-protein ligase-like, with amino-acid sequence MYSELDCGICYQTYNAGLRCPRELHCKHSFCESCLLALSRPHGPEEARLGADRLIVCPLCRHTTPISGEGKVRADLKVDEHVLERLMAAGVLGQEEDDPEEEEEDGQVQDGCDDGEEATLAETDAEESGSSSGSSGGRHRRFWSKVWRKINGKTSRKRGGEKFLSNDDLKNFAMMSCYMF